A segment of the Conexibacter woesei Iso977N genome:
CTGGTCGCGGGTGCGCGCGTCGCGGCCGTACTCGGTGTCGGGATCGGTCAGCAGGTAGCGCTCGCAGCCCCGGTCGACCGCCTCCACGGAGGCCTCGACGACCGCGACCGCGACCTCCGGCGGAGCGACCGCAGGCACACCGCCGCCGAGCACCATGAACACGTTCTCCGACCGCGCATAGCCGCAGCGCGCCACCAGCTCGTTGCGCACGCGCGCGTCCGCCGCCGGCTCGGCCAGCAGCCGCCGGTGTTCCATGCCGTGCCCGCCGAGCAGGCGCTCGACGTTGCCGTCGATCTCGACCGCCCCCAGGCCACCCCCGGAACCCACGACCCACACGACGTTGCGGTCGTAGACGCGCTCCAAGGACGGCGTCAGGAACGCCTGGCCCCACGCGCCGGTCACGACCCTCCCGCCGGACGCGCCCAGCATCGCGCGCTCGAACGCGAAGGCGCGTTCGAGCGGCGACACGGAAGTCAACGCAGCGAGCTACTCGTCGTCGTCGGACGGCGCGTCGTCGTCGTCTCCGACGCGCTTGATGACGATCTGGTCGGCCTCGACCGTCACCTCGACCTGGCGGTGCCCGGCCCAGTGCTCGGCGTAGACGCCGTCGTCGGCGATCGCCGGGTCGAGCCACAGGCCGTAGCCCTCGTCGCCGTGCTCGAAGGTGCCCTCGTACGAGGTCGCCTTCCTGGCACGGGCGCGACCGCGGCCACCACGACGGCCACGGCGGCGCTTGGGCGCGTCGCCGTCCTCGTCGTCGGAGTCACCTTCGGCCTCAGCGGCCTCGGCCTCCTCGGCCTTGCGGGCAGCCTCGGCCTCGAGCTCGGCGGCGATCAGCGCGTCATCCTCGGCGCGCAGGTCGATCTCGTCGTCGAAGTCGGTGCCTGTGGTCTCCGGAGCCTCACCGTCGGGGAGCAGATCGTTCTCCTTCTTGAAGGCTTCGATCTGCTGGACGGTGACCTCCAGCTGGTGAGCGATCCACGCGTCGGTGCGACCCTGGCGCACCCAGGTGCGGATCTGGTTCAGATGAGGACGGAGCGATCGTCTGGCCATGCGAAGGCCGTCATCCTAGTCGAGAGTCCGGGCGGTACGTCGGGCCGGTGCGTGACACTCCAGTCCGATGCCCGACCACCGGCGTTCCACTTCGCACAGCCTTCCGGGGCAAGGCATGCCCTTCTACGACGTTCCCGGAAATTGAGCGTTTCGCCCCGCTTGCATGTGGGCAACGGCCCTGCGAGACTCGAACGGCCGGTGGCAGGGACGTTGGGAGGCGTTCAACCATGCTCGTACTGACAAGAAAGTCCAACCAGAGCATCATGATCGGAGACGACATCGAAGTCTCCGTGTTGTCCATCATGGGCGAGAAGGTGCGCATCGGGATCCAGGCCCCGCGGGACATCCCCGTCTTCCGCAAGGAGGTCTACCTGGAGATCCAGCAGGAGCGCAACGGCGCCGTCGCCGACCCGGACGTCCGGGGCGAGGTCGACGAAGCACTGCGCAAGCTCGGCACCGCAGCCGAGTAGACGCTTTCCGGCCAGCTGCGCGCCCGGCGGGGGCCAAGCGCGCGCAGCTCTAGCCCATGACGTAGTACAGCGTCTCGAACATCGCGACCGTGACCAGCACGGCCGTCGCGACGAGGATGAGGTAGAGCAGGCCGAAGCGCATCGACCCGCGCTTGTGGGTCTTCGCCAGCTGGCGCTGGCGCGTGCGACGCTCGGCCTCGCGACGAAGCCGCTCCGCCTTCTGGCGGTCCTGCTCGAT
Coding sequences within it:
- the csrA gene encoding carbon storage regulator CsrA yields the protein MLVLTRKSNQSIMIGDDIEVSVLSIMGEKVRIGIQAPRDIPVFRKEVYLEIQQERNGAVADPDVRGEVDEALRKLGTAAE
- a CDS encoding GNAT family N-acetyltransferase, whose translation is MSPLERAFAFERAMLGASGGRVVTGAWGQAFLTPSLERVYDRNVVWVVGSGGGLGAVEIDGNVERLLGGHGMEHRRLLAEPAADARVRNELVARCGYARSENVFMVLGGGVPAVAPPEVAVAVVEASVEAVDRGCERYLLTDPDTEYGRDARTRDQLLEHHRSYGPRAGAERRFAVVGDDGTAVAWARLWRRGDEAQVEDVVCLADHRGHGYGRAVVAAATRAAVSEGAGFVFIVADADDWPRELYGRLGYEVAGTLAVYQRFAPR